The Macaca nemestrina isolate mMacNem1 chromosome 12, mMacNem.hap1, whole genome shotgun sequence genome contains a region encoding:
- the LOC105471682 gene encoding MAP kinase-activating death domain protein isoform X18, translating to MVQKKKFCPRLLDYLVIVGARHPSSDSVAQTPELLRRYPLEDHAEFPLPPDVVFFCQPEGCLSVRQRRMSLRDDTSFVFTLTDKDTGVTRYGICVNFYRSFQKRIPKEKGEGGAGSHGKEGTRATCASEEGGTESSESGSSRQPPSADSTPDVNQSPRGKRRAKAGSRSRNSTLTSLCVLSHYPFFSTFRECLYTLKRLVDCCSERLLGKKLGIPRGVQRDTMWRIFTGSLLVEEKSSALLHDLREIEAWIYRLLRSPVPVSGQKRVDIEVLPQELQPALTFALPDPSRFTLVDFPLHLPLELLGVDACLQVLTCILLEHKVVLQSRDYNALSMSVMAFVAMIYPLEYMFPVIPLLPTCMASAEQLLLAPTPYIIGVPASFFLYKLDFKMPDDVWLVDLDSNRVIAPTNAEVLPILPEPESLELKKHLKQALASMSLNTQPILNLEKFHEGQEIPLLLGRPSNDLQSTPSTEFNPLIYGNDVDSVDVATRVAMVRFFNSANVLQGFQMHTRTLRLFPRPVVAFQAGSFLASRPRQTPFAEKLARTQAVEYFGEWILNPTNYAFQRIHNNMFDPALIGDKPKWYAHQLQPIHYRVYDSNSQLAEALSVPPERDSDSEPTDDSGSDSMDYDDSSSSYSSLGDFVSEMMKCDINGDTPNVDPLTHAALGDASEVEIDELQNQKEAEEPGLDSENSQENPPLRSSSSTTASSSPSTIIHGANSEPADSTEMDDKAAVGVSKPLPSVPPSIGKSNVDRRQAEIGEGSVRRRIYDNPYFEPQYGFPPEEDEDEQGESYTPRFSQHVSGNRAQKLLRPNSLRLASDSDAESDSRASSPNSTVSNTSTEGFGGIMSFASSLYRNHSTSFSLSNLTLPTKGVREKATPFPSLKGNRRALVDQKSSVIKHSPTVKREPPSPQGRSSNSSENQQFLKEVVHNVLDGQGVGWLNMKKVRRLLESEQLRVFVLSKLNRTVQSEDDARQDIIPDVEVSRKVYKGMLDLLKCTILSLEQSYAHAGLGGMASIFGLLEIAQTHYYSKEPDKRKRSPTESVNTPVGKDPGLAGRGDPKAMAQLRVPQVGPRAPSATGKGPKELDTRSLKEENFIASIGPEVIKPVFDLGETEEKKSQISADSGVSLTSSSQRTDQDSVISVSPAVMIRSSSQDSEVSNSSGETLGADSDLSSNAGDGPGGEGSVHLASSRGTLSDSEIETNSATSTIFGKAHSLKPSVKEKLAGSPIRTSEDVSQRVYLYEGLLGKERSTLWDQMQFWEDAFLDAVMLEREGMGMDQGPQEMIDRYLSLGEHDRKRLEDDEDRLLATLLHNLISYMLLMKVNKNDIRKKVRRLMGKSHIGLVYSQQINEVLDQLANLNGRDLSIWSSGSRHMKKQTFVVHAGTDTNGDIFFMEVCDDCVVLRSNIGTVYERWWYEKLINMTYCPKTKVLCLWRRNGSETQLNKFYTKKCRELYYCVKDSMERAAARQQSIKPGPELGGEFPVQDMKTGEGGLLQVTLEGINLKFMHNQVFIELNHIKKCNTVRGVFVLEEFVPEIKEVVSHKYKTPMAHEICYSVLCLFSYVAAVRSSEEDLRTPPRPVSS from the exons GCACCCGAGCAGTGACAGCGTGGCCCAGACTCCTGAACTGCTACGACGATACCCCTTAGAGGATCACGCTGAGTTTCCCCTGCCCCCAGACGTCGTGTTCTTCTGTCAGCCCGAGGGCTGCCTGAGCGTGCGGCAGCGGCGCATGAGCCTCCGGGATGATACCTCTTTTGTCTTCACCCTCACTGACAAGGACACTGGAGTCACGCGATACGGCATCTGTGTTAACTTCTACCGCTCCTTCCAGAAGCGAATCCCTaaggagaagggggaaggggggGCAGGGTCCCATGGGAAGGAAGGAACCCGCGCCACCTGTGCCTCAGAAGAGGGTGGCACTGAGAGCTCAGAGAGTGGCTCATCCCGGCAGCCTCCCAGTGCCGACTCTACCCCTGATGTGAACCAGTCTCCTCGGGGCAAACGCCGGGCCAAGGCGGGGAGCCGCTCCCGCAACAGTACTCTCACGTCCCTGTGTGTGCTCAGTCACTACCCTTTTTTCTCCACCTTCCGAGAGTGTCTGTATACCCTCAAGCGCCTGGTGGACTGCTGTAGTGAGCGCCTGCTGGGCAAGAAGCTGGGCATCCCTCGAGGTGTACAAAG GGACACCATGTGGCGGATCTTTACTGGATCGCTGCTGGTGGAGGAGAAGTCAAGTGCCCTTCTGCATGACCTTCGGGAGATTGAGGCCTGGATCTATCGATTGCTGCGCTCCCCAGTACCCGTCTCTGGGCAGAAGCGAGTAGACATCGAGGTCCTACCCCAAGAGCTCCAGCCAGCTCTGACCTTTGCTCTTCCAGACCCATCTCGATTCACCCTAGTGGATTTCCCACTGCACCTTCCCTTGGAACTTCTAGGTGTGGACGCCTGTCTCCAGGTGCTAACCTGCATTCTGTTAGAGCATAAG GTGGTGCTACAGTCTCGAGACTACAATGCACTCTCCATGTCTGTGATGGCATTCGTGGCAATGATCTATCCACTGGAGTATATGTTTCCTGTCATCCCGCTGCTTCCCACCTGCATGGCATCAGCAGAGCAG CTGCTGTTGGCTCCAACTCCGTACATCATTGGGGTTCCTGCCAGCTTCTTCCTCTACAAACTGGACTTCAAAATGCCTGATGATGTATGGCTAGTGGATCTGGACAGCAACAGG GTGATTGCCCCCACCAATGCAGAAGTGCTGCCTATTCTGCCAGAACCAGAGTCACTAGagctgaaaaagcatttaaagCAG GCCTTGGCCAGCATGAGCCTCAACACCCAGCCCATCCTCAATCTGGAGAAATTTCATGAGGGCCAGGAGATACCCCTTCTCTTGGGAAGGCCTTCTAATGACCTGCAGTCCACACCGTCCACTGAATTCAACCCGCTTATCTATGGCAACGATGTGGATTCTGTGGATGTTGCAACCAG GGTCGCCATGGTACGGTTCTTCAACTCTGCCAACGTGCTGCAGGGATTTCAGATGCACACACGTACCCTGCGCCTCTTCCCTCGGCCTGTGGTAGCTTTTCAAGCTGGCTCCTTTCTAGCCTCACGTCCCCGCCAGACTCCTTTTGCCGAGAAATTGGCCAGGACTCAAGCTGTGGAGTACTTTGGGGAATGGATCCTTAACCCCACCAACTATGCCTTTCAGCGAATTCACAACA ATATGTTTGATCCAGCCCTGATTGGTGACAAGCCGAAGTGGTATGCTCATCAGCTGCAGCCTATCCACTATCGCGTCTATGACAGCAATTCCCAGCTGGCTGAGGCCCTGAGTGTACCACCAGAGCGGGACTCTGACTCCGAACCTACTGATGATAG TGGCAGTGATAGTATGGATTATGACGATTCAAGCTCTTCTTACTCCTCCCTTGGTGACTTTGTCAGTGAAATGATGAAATGTGACATTAATGGTGATACTCCCA ATGTGGACCCTCTCACGCATGCAGCACTGGGGGATGCCAGCGAGGTGGAGATTGATGAGCTGCAGAATCAGAAGGAAGCAGAAGAGCCTGGCCTAGACAGTGAGAACTCTCAGGAAAACCCCCCACTGCGCTCCAGCTCCAGCACCACTGCCAGCAGCAGCCCCAGCACCATCATCCACGGAGCCAACTCT GAACCTGCTGACTCTACGGAGATGGATGATAAGGCAGCAGTAGGCGTCTCCAAGCCCCTCCCTTCCGTGCCTCCCAGCATTGGCAAGTCGAACGTGGACAGACGTCAGGCAGAAATTGGAGAGGGGTCAGTGCGCCGACGAATCTATGACAATCCATACTTCGAGCCCCAATATGGCTTTCCCCCTGAGGAAGATGAGGATGAGCAGGGGGAAAGTTACACTCCCCGATTCAGCCAACATGTCAGTGGCAATCG GGCTCAAAAGCTGCTGCGGCCCAACAGCTTGAGACTGGCAAGTGACTCAGATGCAGAGTCAGACTCTCGGGCAAGCTCTCCCAACTCCACCGTCTCCAACACCAGCACCGAGGGCTTCGGGGGCATCATGTCTTTTGCCA GCAGCCTCTATCGGAACCACAGTACCAGCTTCAGTCTTTCAAACCTCACACTGCCCACCAAAGGTGTCCGAGAGAAGGCCACACCCTTCCCCAGTCTGAAAG GAAACAGGAGGGCGTTAGTGGATCAGAAGTCATCTGTCATTAAACACAGCCCAACAGTGAAAAGAGAACCTCCATCACCCCAGGGTCGATCCAGCAATTCTAG TGAGAACCAGCAGTTCCTGAAGGAGGTGGTACACAACGTGCTGGACGGCCAGGGAGTTGGCTGGCTCAACATGAAAAAGGTGCGCCGGCTCCTGGAGAGCGAGCAACTGCGAGTCTTTGTCCTGAGCAAGCTGAACCGTACGGTGCAGTCAGAGGACGATGCCCGGCAGGACATTATCCCGGATGTG GAGGTCAGTCGGAAGGTGTACAAGGGAATGTTAGACCTCCTCAAGTGTACAATCCTCAGCCTGGAGCAGTCCTATGCTCATGCGGGTCTGGGTGGCATGGCCAGCATCTTTGGGCTTCTGGAGATCGCCCAGACCCACTACTATAGTAAAG aacCAGACAAGCGGAAGAGAAGTCCAACAGAAAGTGTAAATACCCCAGTTGGCAAGGATCCTGGCCTAGCTGGGCGGGGGGACCCAAAGGCTATGGCACAGCTGAGAGTTCCCCAGGTGGGACCTCGGGCACCAAGTGCCACAGGAAAGGGTCCTAAGGAACTGGACACCAGAagtttaaaggaagaaaattttataGCGTCTATTG GGCCTGAAGTAATCAAACCTGTCTTTGACCTTGGTGAGACAGAGGAGAAAAAGTCCCAGATCAGCGCAGACAGTGGTGTGAGCCTGACGTCTAGTTCCCAG AGGACTGATCAAGACTCTGTCATCAGCGTGAGTCCAGCTGTTATGATCCGCAGCTCAAGTCAGGATTCTGAA gtGAGTAATAGCTCTGGAGAGACTCTTGGAGCTGACAGTGACTTAAGCAGCAATGCAGGTGACGGACCAGGTGGCGAGGGCAGTGTTCACCTGGCAAGCTCTCGGGGCACTTTGTCTGATAGTGAAATTGAGACCAACTCTGCTACAAGCACCATCTTT GGTAAAGCCCATAGCTTGAAGCCAAGCGTAAAGGAGAAGCTGGCAGGCAGCCCCATTCGCACTTCTGAAGATGTGAGCCAGCGAGTCTATCTCTATGAGGGACTCCTAG GCAAAGAGCGTTCTACTTTATGGGACCAAATGCAATTCTGGGAAGATGCCTTCTTAGATGCTGTGATGTTGGAGAGAGAAGGCATGGGTATGGACCAGGGTCCCCAGGAAATGATCGACAG GTACCTGTCCCTGGGAGAACATGACCGGAAGCGCCTGGAAGATGATGAAGATCGCTTGCTGGCCACCCTTTTGCACAACCTCATCTCCTACATGCTGCTGATGAAG GTAAATAAGAATGACATCCGCAAGAAGGTGAGGCGCCTAATGGGAAAGTCGCACATTGGGCTTGTGTACAGCCAGCAAATCAATGAGGTGCTTGATCAGCTGGCGAACCTG AATGGACGCGATCTCTCTATCTGGTCCAGTGGCAGCCGGCATATGAAGAAGCAGACATTTGTGGTACATGCAGGGACAGATACAAATGGAGATATCTTTTTCATGGAG GTGTGCGATGACTGTGTGGTGTTGCGTAGTAACATCGGAACAGTATATGAGCGCTGGTGGTACGAGAAGCTCATCAACATGACCTACTGTCCCAAGACCAAGGTGTTGTGCTTGTGGCGTAGAAATGGCTCTGAGACCCAGCTCAACAAGTTCTATACTAAAAAG TGTCGGGAGCTGTACTACTGTGTGAAGGACAGCATGGAGCGCGCTGCCGCCCGACAGCAAAGCATCAAACCCG GACCTGAATTGGGTGGCGAGTTCCCTGTGCAGGACATGAAGACTGGTGAGGGTGGCCTGCTGCAGGTCACCCTGGAAGGGATCAACCTCAAGTTTATGCACAATCAG GTTTTCATAGAGCTGAATCACATTAAAAAGTGCAATACAGTTCGAGGCGTCTTTGTCCTGGAGGAATTTG
- the LOC105471682 gene encoding MAP kinase-activating death domain protein isoform X16, with translation MVQKKKFCPRLLDYLVIVGARHPSSDSVAQTPELLRRYPLEDHAEFPLPPDVVFFCQPEGCLSVRQRRMSLRDDTSFVFTLTDKDTGVTRYGICVNFYRSFQKRIPKEKGEGGAGSHGKEGTRATCASEEGGTESSESGSSRQPPSADSTPDVNQSPRGKRRAKAGSRSRNSTLTSLCVLSHYPFFSTFRECLYTLKRLVDCCSERLLGKKLGIPRGVQRDTMWRIFTGSLLVEEKSSALLHDLREIEAWIYRLLRSPVPVSGQKRVDIEVLPQELQPALTFALPDPSRFTLVDFPLHLPLELLGVDACLQVLTCILLEHKVVLQSRDYNALSMSVMAFVAMIYPLEYMFPVIPLLPTCMASAEQLLLAPTPYIIGVPASFFLYKLDFKMPDDVWLVDLDSNRVIAPTNAEVLPILPEPESLELKKHLKQALASMSLNTQPILNLEKFHEGQEIPLLLGRPSNDLQSTPSTEFNPLIYGNDVDSVDVATRVAMVRFFNSANVLQGFQMHTRTLRLFPRPVVAFQAGSFLASRPRQTPFAEKLARTQAVEYFGEWILNPTNYAFQRIHNNMFDPALIGDKPKWYAHQLQPIHYRVYDSNSQLAEALSVPPERDSDSEPTDDSGSDSMDYDDSSSSYSSLGDFVSEMMKCDINGDTPNVDPLTHAALGDASEVEIDELQNQKEAEEPGLDSENSQENPPLRSSSSTTASSSPSTIIHGANSEPADSTEMDDKAAVGVSKPLPSVPPSIGKSNVDRRQAEIGEGSVRRRIYDNPYFEPQYGFPPEEDEDEQGESYTPRFSQHVSGNRAQKLLRPNSLRLASDSDAESDSRASSPNSTVSNTSTEGFGGIMSFASSLYRNHSTSFSLSNLTLPTKGVREKATPFPSLKGNRRALVDQKSSVIKHSPTVKREPPSPQGRSSNSSENQQFLKEVVHNVLDGQGVGWLNMKKVRRLLESEQLRVFVLSKLNRTVQSEDDARQDIIPDVEVSRKVYKGMLDLLKCTILSLEQSYAHAGLGGMASIFGLLEIAQTHYYSKEPDKRKRSPTESVNTPVGKDPGLAGRGDPKAMAQLRVPQVGPRAPSATGKGPKELDTRSLKEENFIASIGPEVIKPVFDLGETEEKKSQISADSGVSLTSSSQRTDQDSVISVSPAVMIRSSSQDSEVSTVSNSSGETLGADSDLSSNAGDGPGGEGSVHLASSRGTLSDSEIETNSATSTIFGKAHSLKPSVKEKLAGSPIRTSEDVSQRVYLYEGLLGKERSTLWDQMQFWEDAFLDAVMLEREGMGMDQGPQEMIDRYLSLGEHDRKRLEDDEDRLLATLLHNLISYMLLMKVNKNDIRKKVRRLMGKSHIGLVYSQQINEVLDQLANLNGRDLSIWSSGSRHMKKQTFVVHAGTDTNGDIFFMEVCDDCVVLRSNIGTVYERWWYEKLINMTYCPKTKVLCLWRRNGSETQLNKFYTKKCRELYYCVKDSMERAAARQQSIKPGPELGGEFPVQDMKTGEGGLLQVTLEGINLKFMHNQVFIELNHIKKCNTVRGVFVLEEFVPEIKEVVSHKYKTPMAHEICYSVLCLFSYVAAVRSSEEDLRTPPRPVSS, from the exons GCACCCGAGCAGTGACAGCGTGGCCCAGACTCCTGAACTGCTACGACGATACCCCTTAGAGGATCACGCTGAGTTTCCCCTGCCCCCAGACGTCGTGTTCTTCTGTCAGCCCGAGGGCTGCCTGAGCGTGCGGCAGCGGCGCATGAGCCTCCGGGATGATACCTCTTTTGTCTTCACCCTCACTGACAAGGACACTGGAGTCACGCGATACGGCATCTGTGTTAACTTCTACCGCTCCTTCCAGAAGCGAATCCCTaaggagaagggggaaggggggGCAGGGTCCCATGGGAAGGAAGGAACCCGCGCCACCTGTGCCTCAGAAGAGGGTGGCACTGAGAGCTCAGAGAGTGGCTCATCCCGGCAGCCTCCCAGTGCCGACTCTACCCCTGATGTGAACCAGTCTCCTCGGGGCAAACGCCGGGCCAAGGCGGGGAGCCGCTCCCGCAACAGTACTCTCACGTCCCTGTGTGTGCTCAGTCACTACCCTTTTTTCTCCACCTTCCGAGAGTGTCTGTATACCCTCAAGCGCCTGGTGGACTGCTGTAGTGAGCGCCTGCTGGGCAAGAAGCTGGGCATCCCTCGAGGTGTACAAAG GGACACCATGTGGCGGATCTTTACTGGATCGCTGCTGGTGGAGGAGAAGTCAAGTGCCCTTCTGCATGACCTTCGGGAGATTGAGGCCTGGATCTATCGATTGCTGCGCTCCCCAGTACCCGTCTCTGGGCAGAAGCGAGTAGACATCGAGGTCCTACCCCAAGAGCTCCAGCCAGCTCTGACCTTTGCTCTTCCAGACCCATCTCGATTCACCCTAGTGGATTTCCCACTGCACCTTCCCTTGGAACTTCTAGGTGTGGACGCCTGTCTCCAGGTGCTAACCTGCATTCTGTTAGAGCATAAG GTGGTGCTACAGTCTCGAGACTACAATGCACTCTCCATGTCTGTGATGGCATTCGTGGCAATGATCTATCCACTGGAGTATATGTTTCCTGTCATCCCGCTGCTTCCCACCTGCATGGCATCAGCAGAGCAG CTGCTGTTGGCTCCAACTCCGTACATCATTGGGGTTCCTGCCAGCTTCTTCCTCTACAAACTGGACTTCAAAATGCCTGATGATGTATGGCTAGTGGATCTGGACAGCAACAGG GTGATTGCCCCCACCAATGCAGAAGTGCTGCCTATTCTGCCAGAACCAGAGTCACTAGagctgaaaaagcatttaaagCAG GCCTTGGCCAGCATGAGCCTCAACACCCAGCCCATCCTCAATCTGGAGAAATTTCATGAGGGCCAGGAGATACCCCTTCTCTTGGGAAGGCCTTCTAATGACCTGCAGTCCACACCGTCCACTGAATTCAACCCGCTTATCTATGGCAACGATGTGGATTCTGTGGATGTTGCAACCAG GGTCGCCATGGTACGGTTCTTCAACTCTGCCAACGTGCTGCAGGGATTTCAGATGCACACACGTACCCTGCGCCTCTTCCCTCGGCCTGTGGTAGCTTTTCAAGCTGGCTCCTTTCTAGCCTCACGTCCCCGCCAGACTCCTTTTGCCGAGAAATTGGCCAGGACTCAAGCTGTGGAGTACTTTGGGGAATGGATCCTTAACCCCACCAACTATGCCTTTCAGCGAATTCACAACA ATATGTTTGATCCAGCCCTGATTGGTGACAAGCCGAAGTGGTATGCTCATCAGCTGCAGCCTATCCACTATCGCGTCTATGACAGCAATTCCCAGCTGGCTGAGGCCCTGAGTGTACCACCAGAGCGGGACTCTGACTCCGAACCTACTGATGATAG TGGCAGTGATAGTATGGATTATGACGATTCAAGCTCTTCTTACTCCTCCCTTGGTGACTTTGTCAGTGAAATGATGAAATGTGACATTAATGGTGATACTCCCA ATGTGGACCCTCTCACGCATGCAGCACTGGGGGATGCCAGCGAGGTGGAGATTGATGAGCTGCAGAATCAGAAGGAAGCAGAAGAGCCTGGCCTAGACAGTGAGAACTCTCAGGAAAACCCCCCACTGCGCTCCAGCTCCAGCACCACTGCCAGCAGCAGCCCCAGCACCATCATCCACGGAGCCAACTCT GAACCTGCTGACTCTACGGAGATGGATGATAAGGCAGCAGTAGGCGTCTCCAAGCCCCTCCCTTCCGTGCCTCCCAGCATTGGCAAGTCGAACGTGGACAGACGTCAGGCAGAAATTGGAGAGGGGTCAGTGCGCCGACGAATCTATGACAATCCATACTTCGAGCCCCAATATGGCTTTCCCCCTGAGGAAGATGAGGATGAGCAGGGGGAAAGTTACACTCCCCGATTCAGCCAACATGTCAGTGGCAATCG GGCTCAAAAGCTGCTGCGGCCCAACAGCTTGAGACTGGCAAGTGACTCAGATGCAGAGTCAGACTCTCGGGCAAGCTCTCCCAACTCCACCGTCTCCAACACCAGCACCGAGGGCTTCGGGGGCATCATGTCTTTTGCCA GCAGCCTCTATCGGAACCACAGTACCAGCTTCAGTCTTTCAAACCTCACACTGCCCACCAAAGGTGTCCGAGAGAAGGCCACACCCTTCCCCAGTCTGAAAG GAAACAGGAGGGCGTTAGTGGATCAGAAGTCATCTGTCATTAAACACAGCCCAACAGTGAAAAGAGAACCTCCATCACCCCAGGGTCGATCCAGCAATTCTAG TGAGAACCAGCAGTTCCTGAAGGAGGTGGTACACAACGTGCTGGACGGCCAGGGAGTTGGCTGGCTCAACATGAAAAAGGTGCGCCGGCTCCTGGAGAGCGAGCAACTGCGAGTCTTTGTCCTGAGCAAGCTGAACCGTACGGTGCAGTCAGAGGACGATGCCCGGCAGGACATTATCCCGGATGTG GAGGTCAGTCGGAAGGTGTACAAGGGAATGTTAGACCTCCTCAAGTGTACAATCCTCAGCCTGGAGCAGTCCTATGCTCATGCGGGTCTGGGTGGCATGGCCAGCATCTTTGGGCTTCTGGAGATCGCCCAGACCCACTACTATAGTAAAG aacCAGACAAGCGGAAGAGAAGTCCAACAGAAAGTGTAAATACCCCAGTTGGCAAGGATCCTGGCCTAGCTGGGCGGGGGGACCCAAAGGCTATGGCACAGCTGAGAGTTCCCCAGGTGGGACCTCGGGCACCAAGTGCCACAGGAAAGGGTCCTAAGGAACTGGACACCAGAagtttaaaggaagaaaattttataGCGTCTATTG GGCCTGAAGTAATCAAACCTGTCTTTGACCTTGGTGAGACAGAGGAGAAAAAGTCCCAGATCAGCGCAGACAGTGGTGTGAGCCTGACGTCTAGTTCCCAG AGGACTGATCAAGACTCTGTCATCAGCGTGAGTCCAGCTGTTATGATCCGCAGCTCAAGTCAGGATTCTGAAGTTAGCACC gtGAGTAATAGCTCTGGAGAGACTCTTGGAGCTGACAGTGACTTAAGCAGCAATGCAGGTGACGGACCAGGTGGCGAGGGCAGTGTTCACCTGGCAAGCTCTCGGGGCACTTTGTCTGATAGTGAAATTGAGACCAACTCTGCTACAAGCACCATCTTT GGTAAAGCCCATAGCTTGAAGCCAAGCGTAAAGGAGAAGCTGGCAGGCAGCCCCATTCGCACTTCTGAAGATGTGAGCCAGCGAGTCTATCTCTATGAGGGACTCCTAG GCAAAGAGCGTTCTACTTTATGGGACCAAATGCAATTCTGGGAAGATGCCTTCTTAGATGCTGTGATGTTGGAGAGAGAAGGCATGGGTATGGACCAGGGTCCCCAGGAAATGATCGACAG GTACCTGTCCCTGGGAGAACATGACCGGAAGCGCCTGGAAGATGATGAAGATCGCTTGCTGGCCACCCTTTTGCACAACCTCATCTCCTACATGCTGCTGATGAAG GTAAATAAGAATGACATCCGCAAGAAGGTGAGGCGCCTAATGGGAAAGTCGCACATTGGGCTTGTGTACAGCCAGCAAATCAATGAGGTGCTTGATCAGCTGGCGAACCTG AATGGACGCGATCTCTCTATCTGGTCCAGTGGCAGCCGGCATATGAAGAAGCAGACATTTGTGGTACATGCAGGGACAGATACAAATGGAGATATCTTTTTCATGGAG GTGTGCGATGACTGTGTGGTGTTGCGTAGTAACATCGGAACAGTATATGAGCGCTGGTGGTACGAGAAGCTCATCAACATGACCTACTGTCCCAAGACCAAGGTGTTGTGCTTGTGGCGTAGAAATGGCTCTGAGACCCAGCTCAACAAGTTCTATACTAAAAAG TGTCGGGAGCTGTACTACTGTGTGAAGGACAGCATGGAGCGCGCTGCCGCCCGACAGCAAAGCATCAAACCCG GACCTGAATTGGGTGGCGAGTTCCCTGTGCAGGACATGAAGACTGGTGAGGGTGGCCTGCTGCAGGTCACCCTGGAAGGGATCAACCTCAAGTTTATGCACAATCAG GTTTTCATAGAGCTGAATCACATTAAAAAGTGCAATACAGTTCGAGGCGTCTTTGTCCTGGAGGAATTTG